In Vespa crabro chromosome 14, iyVesCrab1.2, whole genome shotgun sequence, the following are encoded in one genomic region:
- the LOC124429116 gene encoding transmembrane protein 205, translating into MCVRTLAGNETFNPMEIRQEENNTQRQNNNKLKKAKEKYMKIHDEMIARELQVIQERRRVDQFFSPDIADDILTASTIKYSVFINVLSRYYETVQRSKIFKILFYTAQPAHIIMIVAVLFVTSILVPSRDKIYVTNSSRITSFIYLASFVMHFGAQVWMTFVSGLSLYFALPRHTFGEVQRVLFPRYFTINACLSLITLLIFVKHHPIYTWDTELTIQVIGMSGAFFLELLIRLYLTPPLLQLIIQKNALERAAGVGNEIGRHNPGPLKHCPHYLKIHNAFRRVHVSIAMGNMLTMACTVLHLHYIASKLCVL; encoded by the exons atgtgcgTCCGTACATTGGCCGGTAACGAAACATTCAATCCGATGGAAATACGacaggaagaaaataatactcaacggcaaaataataataaacttaaaaaggccaaagaaaaatatatgaagatTCACGATGAGATGATTGCTAGAGAACTTCAAGTTATTCAAGAACGTCGTAGAgtcgatcaatttttttcaccTGATATAGCCGACGATATCCTTACTGCTAGTACCATCAAATACAGCGTATTTATTAATGTCCTGTCGAGATATTACGAGACTGTACAGagaagtaaaatttttaa aaTTCTCTTTTATACGGCTCAACCAGCACACATTATCATGATAGTAGCCGTTCTCTTCGTGACATCAATCTTAGTACCATCAAGAGACAAGATCTATGTAACTAACTCTTCAAGAATTACATCTTTCATTTATCTCGCTTCTTTTGTCATGCATTTTGGTGCACAAGTTTGGATGACTTTTGTTTcag gTCTTTCCTTATATTTTGCCCTTCCACGACATACCTTTGGTGAGGTACAACGTGTACTCTTCCCTCGTTACTTCACCATCAATGCATGCTTAAGTTTAATCACATTACTCATATTCGTAAAACATCATCCGATATATACATGGGATACTGAATTAACTATTCAG gTCATTGGAATGTCAGGAGCTTTCTTCTTGGAACTATTAATACGTCTGTATCTTACACCACCACTTTTGCAATTGATCATTCAGAAAAATGCTTTAGAACGAGCCGCAGGCGTAGGTAATGAAATTGGCCGACATAATCCTGGTCCTTTGAAGCACTGCCCACATTATCTCAAAATACATAATGCATTTCGACGTGTTCACGTTTCCATTGCGATGGGTAATATGCTTACTATGGCTTGCACGGTTCTACATCTTCATTATATTGCAAGCAAATTATGCGTTTTATAA